A single Chloracidobacterium sp. DNA region contains:
- a CDS encoding glycosyltransferase family 2 protein, whose protein sequence is MTAAASILFLVCIVVLAYVYVGYPLVVYAAGLILARPVRRDNIEPTVTILITAFNEESAIREKLANTLAIEYPKDKLEILVASDGSTDRTDEIVKEHAHLGVKLYRQEGRLGKTVTQNSAVAAASGEIVLFSDATTEYTPDVLRRVLPAFADDTVGCVAGRLVYLDNGETNVGTGAQSYWNYETFLKTSESRACSLIGASGCLYAVRRSAYRPMYAEACSDFLICTELYRQGLRSIFEPDAVCYEHTNQRTHEEFKMRVRVISQTYTDLWRNADMLNPFKSGFYAVQLISHKLLRYCVPLILALILVTNVFLAGRSLFWDFLLLGQMAVYIAAFFGWLVERAGRRITLLAIPLYFVLANLASAIAFFRFVRGERVVTWEPIRESR, encoded by the coding sequence ATGACGGCAGCAGCATCGATATTGTTCTTGGTTTGTATCGTAGTATTGGCGTACGTGTACGTCGGCTACCCTCTGGTCGTGTATGCGGCCGGGCTGATACTTGCCCGTCCGGTTCGCCGCGATAATATCGAGCCAACAGTGACGATCCTGATCACGGCATTTAACGAGGAATCCGCCATCCGCGAAAAGCTTGCCAATACTCTCGCGATAGAATATCCGAAGGACAAACTGGAAATTCTGGTTGCATCGGACGGCTCGACCGACCGGACTGATGAGATCGTCAAAGAGCACGCCCATCTTGGCGTCAAGCTCTATCGGCAGGAGGGGCGTCTCGGCAAGACTGTTACCCAAAATAGCGCCGTGGCCGCAGCATCGGGCGAGATCGTACTGTTTTCGGACGCGACGACCGAATACACGCCCGACGTTCTGCGCAGGGTTCTGCCGGCCTTTGCCGATGATACCGTAGGCTGCGTTGCAGGGCGATTGGTATATCTGGACAACGGCGAAACCAACGTCGGTACCGGTGCTCAAAGTTATTGGAACTACGAGACTTTTCTAAAAACCTCAGAAAGCCGTGCTTGTTCGCTGATCGGGGCATCAGGATGTCTATACGCAGTTCGCCGTTCCGCATACAGGCCAATGTACGCTGAGGCGTGCTCCGATTTTCTGATCTGCACTGAACTGTACCGGCAAGGCCTGCGAAGTATCTTTGAGCCGGATGCGGTCTGCTATGAGCACACGAATCAACGAACGCACGAAGAGTTTAAGATGCGGGTTCGTGTCATCTCACAGACCTATACAGACCTTTGGCGCAATGCCGATATGCTCAATCCGTTTAAGAGCGGTTTCTACGCCGTACAGTTGATCTCGCATAAGCTTTTACGATATTGCGTTCCTTTGATATTGGCTTTGATCCTTGTCACAAACGTTTTTTTGGCGGGCCGCAGTCTCTTTTGGGACTTTTTGCTGCTCGGCCAAATGGCGGTCTATATTGCGGCATTTTTCGGATGGCTGGTCGAGCGTGCCGGCCGTCGGATCACTCTTTTGGCGATACCACTATATTTTGTCTTGGCCAATCTTGCCTCGGCGATCGCATTTTTCAGGTTTGTCCGCGGCGAGCGTGTCGTGACCTGGGAACCGATCCGCGAATCACGTTGA
- a CDS encoding glycosyltransferase family 2 protein: MRSSDQNNPESKIFVGRNVFSWAPKVSIVIPAYNVADFIAETLKSVAEQKFRDYEVIVINDGSPDTPAFERAIGAFREDIVYIKQPSLGAGAARNTGIRHARGEIIAFLDGDDIWMPDFLASQMIFLGRGYDMVYCDALQFGMRSATRKTFMEGAPSNGEVTALSLLDYSCNVITSGTIAYKSALERAGLFEPERNKAHDFHLWVRMAKSGARIGYQRIPLLKYRVHLQSLSGDSVSRVKREIDVLGRVKRSIDLDKSELAVVDGMLTRLQCDLRIEYGKAYLLNEDFRNAYLSFAEANSIRPSMKLRTITWLARLAPRWLLNHYRTRRPDEIAFVPRSLPMSNGD, translated from the coding sequence ATGAGATCATCTGACCAAAACAACCCCGAATCAAAGATCTTCGTCGGCCGCAACGTTTTTTCGTGGGCGCCGAAGGTCAGTATCGTAATACCTGCGTACAACGTCGCCGACTTTATCGCCGAAACTCTCAAATCAGTTGCAGAACAAAAATTTCGTGATTACGAGGTTATAGTCATAAACGACGGTTCACCGGATACGCCGGCCTTTGAACGGGCGATCGGAGCCTTTCGTGAAGACATCGTATATATCAAACAGCCGAGCCTCGGTGCCGGTGCCGCTCGCAATACCGGTATCAGGCACGCCCGGGGCGAGATCATCGCATTTCTGGACGGAGACGATATATGGATGCCTGATTTTCTCGCCTCGCAGATGATATTTTTAGGGCGTGGTTACGATATGGTCTATTGCGATGCCTTGCAGTTCGGAATGAGATCAGCGACGCGAAAGACCTTTATGGAAGGAGCTCCGTCGAACGGAGAAGTTACGGCTCTATCGCTGCTAGATTATTCGTGTAATGTGATCACGTCCGGCACGATAGCATATAAGTCAGCACTGGAACGGGCAGGCCTGTTTGAACCTGAGCGAAATAAGGCTCACGACTTTCACCTATGGGTACGAATGGCAAAGTCCGGGGCACGGATCGGTTATCAGCGAATACCGCTACTCAAGTACCGGGTGCATCTGCAGAGTTTGTCCGGCGATTCAGTCAGCCGCGTTAAGCGTGAGATCGACGTTCTGGGCCGCGTCAAGCGGTCGATCGATCTGGACAAAAGTGAACTGGCGGTCGTCGATGGAATGCTTACACGACTGCAGTGCGACCTGAGGATCGAATACGGCAAGGCATACTTACTAAACGAAGATTTTCGAAACGCCTATCTTTCTTTTGCGGAGGCAAACAGTATCCGTCCATCGATGAAACTCCGGACGATCACCTGGCTCGCACGCCTCGCACCGAGATGGTTGCTCAACCATTACCGCACCCGTCGGCCTGACGAGATAGCCTTTGTTCCACGCAGCTTGCCGATGAGCAACGGCGATTAG
- a CDS encoding transporter has translation MPTETIENSAGSGVRPDGEERDLGFGSIVSGQSRQRLINPDGSFNVQRSGLPFRTTLNLFHIFLEMRWASFLSLLLAIYFVSNIVFGMGYAAFGEAALVDTSADATQSIYIRGFFFSVQTFATIGYGTIHPVGIIPNLLVTVESYYSLLVNALITGVVFARFARPTARLIYSEIAVVAPYRDTTGLMFRLVNGRNNQLIEVTAQVIFSRLVAENGRPVRRFDLLELERSKVSFFPLAWTVVHPITMESPLKGLSHQDLLRSDAEILILMSAIDETFAQVVHTRTSYKPSQIKFGHKFISIYREVPEGEPISIDVRRLSSVERAES, from the coding sequence GTGCCCACAGAAACCATCGAAAATAGTGCGGGTTCCGGCGTGCGGCCCGACGGCGAAGAGCGCGACCTTGGGTTTGGCTCGATCGTTTCCGGCCAGAGTCGGCAAAGGCTGATCAATCCTGACGGATCGTTTAACGTGCAGCGGTCCGGACTGCCGTTTCGCACCACACTCAATCTATTTCATATCTTTCTCGAAATGAGGTGGGCGTCGTTTCTGTCACTGCTGCTCGCGATCTATTTTGTAAGCAATATCGTTTTTGGGATGGGGTATGCCGCATTTGGCGAGGCGGCACTCGTAGATACTTCGGCAGACGCGACACAAAGCATCTATATACGTGGATTTTTCTTCAGCGTCCAGACATTTGCCACGATAGGTTACGGCACGATCCATCCGGTCGGGATCATCCCGAATTTGCTTGTCACAGTCGAATCGTATTACAGCTTGCTCGTCAACGCTCTGATAACCGGCGTGGTCTTCGCCCGTTTTGCACGGCCGACAGCACGGCTGATCTATAGCGAGATCGCCGTCGTCGCACCATACCGCGACACGACCGGATTGATGTTTCGGCTAGTGAACGGACGAAACAATCAGTTGATCGAGGTCACGGCTCAAGTGATATTTTCGCGTCTGGTGGCCGAAAACGGCCGCCCGGTGAGGCGTTTTGACCTTTTGGAACTTGAGCGAAGCAAAGTGTCGTTTTTCCCTCTAGCCTGGACGGTCGTGCACCCGATCACGATGGAATCGCCACTCAAAGGGCTTTCGCACCAGGACCTTTTACGATCCGATGCCGAGATACTGATACTTATGTCAGCGATCGACGAGACCTTTGCTCAGGTCGTTCACACACGGACATCGTATAAACCGAGCCAGATCAAATTCGGTCATAAATTTATCAGTATTTACCGCGAGGTGCCCGAGGGCGAGCCGATCTCGATCGACGTTCGGCGGTTATCGAGCGTAGAGCGGGCGGAGTCATAA
- a CDS encoding riboflavin synthase, with translation MFTGIIEELGRVSAVESLAAGVRITIAADIVTEDIGNGDSIAVNGVCLTALNATTDGFAADVSPETLERSTIGRLKVGSRVNLERAVTPTTRLGGHIVQGHVDGRGQFLAATDEGEFWTVSIGFPAEFRRYLVFKGSVAVEGISLTVAHLDDTQFDIAVIPKTWEMTNLSTLVPGDAVNLEADVIAKYVENIVRFGDKGN, from the coding sequence ATGTTTACAGGTATAATCGAAGAATTAGGCCGTGTTTCCGCAGTAGAATCACTAGCGGCGGGCGTCCGCATTACGATCGCCGCGGATATCGTGACGGAGGATATCGGCAATGGCGACTCGATCGCTGTGAACGGTGTGTGCCTAACTGCGCTCAATGCAACGACGGACGGATTCGCGGCGGACGTCTCACCGGAAACGCTCGAGCGATCTACGATCGGGCGTTTGAAAGTTGGGTCGAGAGTGAATCTCGAACGGGCGGTGACGCCGACGACGCGTCTCGGCGGCCACATCGTACAGGGACACGTGGACGGCCGAGGCCAGTTCCTCGCCGCCACGGACGAGGGTGAGTTTTGGACCGTCAGTATCGGCTTTCCGGCAGAATTTCGCCGATATCTTGTGTTTAAGGGCTCGGTAGCGGTGGAGGGCATCAGTCTGACAGTTGCGCACCTTGACGATACTCAGTTCGACATCGCCGTGATCCCTAAGACCTGGGAGATGACCAATCTGTCGACACTTGTGCCCGGCGATGCAGTAAATCTAGAGGCGGACGTCATTGCAAAGTACGTTGAAAATATTGTACGGTTTGGCGACAAAGGAAACTAA
- a CDS encoding TIGR03663 family protein gives MNGEKETNDQITERPYDIGWLVSCAIVTAAATLLRFYWLGLKPFHHDEGVNGFFLKTLFDKGTYAYDPANYHGPTLYYISLAFAKVFGLETVPVRASVAVFGVLTVVLAFFLRRYIGKIGSLSAALFLALSPGMVYISRYFIHEMFFVFCSLAVVVAVLLFIDRRKSGIFANVWMVIVLLTAFLPSALNLAAALGGENAGALWAFRVAFIIVEAVLVFFVMRMLLSWEDGRPIYLLLASTAAAMLFATKETAFITLGTMLISIFCVWLWRRFAAGDLFRNRGMWGIVLAHAVAILIVLVYKDKFIEGGQWFYANFFGEGRPQEAFAFYGIVSLAVAAMTAWAIFLFSYSKDNESVLVEDSNLNWHTFRPALGIGNDLILMLVAVAVVFIYLNVLFFSSFFSYAEGVQKAFEAYAIWTKTGNKDHTQNGLMGYVKWGLKVESPLIILAPIGAAVSLLRARHRFAIFTAFWAFGLFAAYTIIPYKTPWLALSFYLPMCLIAGYGINEFVTSKRMPLKALGVILAVIGSAVLAYQAYSINFVRYDDEEMGYVYAHTKREMLDLVAEIDHFAEKSGQGKQATVEIVSPDYWPMTWYLKDYEHANFHGSLVDATAAEMIVAKKDAQDAEVIRRYSAHYKFAGVYPLRPGVDLMLLVRKDIAGADATELYKILEYETPPPRSNY, from the coding sequence ATGAATGGCGAAAAAGAGACAAACGATCAGATAACAGAGCGGCCTTACGACATCGGCTGGCTGGTGAGTTGTGCGATCGTAACGGCCGCGGCGACGCTGTTGCGATTCTATTGGCTCGGCCTAAAGCCATTTCATCACGATGAGGGCGTCAACGGCTTTTTTCTAAAAACCCTCTTTGATAAGGGCACCTACGCCTACGACCCTGCCAACTATCACGGGCCGACGCTCTATTACATCTCGCTTGCGTTTGCCAAGGTGTTTGGGCTCGAAACCGTTCCGGTCAGGGCGAGTGTCGCTGTTTTTGGCGTTCTGACAGTGGTGCTGGCATTTTTTCTAAGGCGATATATCGGGAAGATCGGCTCACTCTCGGCGGCACTCTTTCTGGCGTTATCGCCGGGTATGGTCTACATCTCAAGGTATTTTATCCACGAGATGTTCTTTGTTTTTTGCAGCCTCGCCGTAGTGGTTGCGGTTCTCTTATTTATCGATCGGCGTAAATCAGGCATATTCGCCAATGTTTGGATGGTGATCGTGCTCCTGACGGCATTCTTACCGTCTGCACTGAACTTGGCAGCGGCACTTGGCGGAGAAAATGCCGGAGCACTTTGGGCGTTTCGGGTAGCCTTCATTATCGTTGAGGCGGTGTTGGTGTTCTTCGTAATGCGGATGCTGCTTTCGTGGGAAGACGGCCGGCCGATCTATCTTTTGCTTGCGTCGACCGCGGCGGCGATGTTATTTGCGACCAAAGAAACGGCATTCATCACGCTAGGCACGATGCTTATCTCGATATTCTGTGTTTGGCTTTGGCGCAGGTTTGCCGCCGGCGATCTGTTTAGGAACCGAGGCATGTGGGGCATTGTGCTGGCTCACGCCGTCGCGATACTTATTGTATTAGTATATAAGGACAAGTTTATCGAGGGCGGGCAATGGTTTTACGCGAACTTTTTCGGCGAAGGCCGTCCCCAAGAGGCGTTTGCGTTTTATGGAATAGTATCGCTCGCGGTCGCGGCGATGACGGCTTGGGCGATCTTTCTGTTTAGCTACAGCAAAGATAATGAGTCCGTTCTTGTCGAAGACAGCAATCTCAACTGGCATACGTTTCGACCTGCACTGGGCATAGGAAACGACCTCATCTTAATGCTTGTCGCGGTTGCGGTGGTGTTCATTTATCTCAATGTTCTATTCTTTTCATCATTTTTCAGCTATGCCGAGGGCGTGCAGAAAGCCTTTGAGGCATACGCGATTTGGACCAAGACCGGCAATAAGGATCACACGCAAAACGGCCTGATGGGCTATGTAAAGTGGGGGCTTAAGGTCGAGTCCCCGTTAATTATCCTCGCACCGATCGGAGCGGCAGTTTCGTTGTTGAGAGCAAGGCATAGATTTGCGATCTTCACCGCGTTTTGGGCATTTGGACTCTTTGCTGCGTACACGATCATTCCATACAAAACGCCGTGGCTCGCCCTGAGTTTTTATTTGCCGATGTGTTTGATCGCGGGCTACGGCATTAACGAATTTGTTACGTCGAAACGAATGCCGCTCAAGGCACTCGGAGTGATCCTGGCGGTCATCGGTTCGGCGGTTTTGGCATATCAAGCGTATTCGATCAATTTTGTCCGTTATGATGACGAAGAAATGGGATACGTTTATGCCCACACGAAGCGTGAGATGCTCGACCTCGTGGCAGAGATAGATCACTTTGCCGAAAAGAGCGGCCAAGGCAAGCAGGCGACCGTCGAGATCGTTTCACCGGACTATTGGCCGATGACGTGGTATCTGAAAGACTATGAACACGCGAACTTTCACGGGTCTCTGGTCGATGCAACTGCGGCGGAGATGATCGTTGCCAAGAAGGACGCTCAGGACGCCGAGGTGATCAGGCGCTATTCGGCTCATTACAAATTCGCGGGCGTTTACCCGTTGAGGCCGGGAGTCGACCTGATGCTGCTCGTTCGCAAGGATATCGCCGGCGCTGACGCCACGGAACTATACAAAATACTCGAATACGAGACGCCGCCGCCAAGATCAAATTATTAA
- a CDS encoding amidohydrolase encodes MRTIFALLVICSVSVSAFAVDMSSQINAATAKAMPQVIEWRRYFHAHPELGNREINTAKLIAEELRKLGIETRTGIAKTGVVGILKGGQPGPVIGLRADIDGLPVTERVDVPFRSTVKAEYNGQQVGVMHACGHDTHIAMLLGTATVLAGMKDKIKGTVVFIFQPAEEGAPAGETGGALDMVKEGVMDNPKIDAIFGIHINSATEIGTIKYKSGSTMAASDWFQIKVKGRQAHGAYPWQGIDPIAVATQIYTGLQMIVARQSDLPKAPVIITVGKISAGVRENIIPEEVTMAGTIRTLDTEMQNEVHERIKRTATKIAESMGATAEVTIDRKTPVTYNTPELVKKMLPSLEKAVGKGNVHDADWVTGAEDFAFYREKAPAFFFFVGGMPKGGDEKTVASHHTPDFFIDDSRLDVGIKAFCNIVFDFEK; translated from the coding sequence ATGCGAACTATCTTTGCTCTTCTGGTTATATGTTCCGTCTCGGTTTCGGCCTTTGCAGTCGATATGTCCTCCCAGATCAACGCGGCCACCGCCAAGGCAATGCCGCAGGTGATCGAATGGCGGCGCTACTTCCACGCACATCCGGAGCTTGGCAACCGCGAAATAAATACTGCAAAACTAATTGCTGAGGAACTGCGAAAGCTCGGCATCGAGACTCGCACCGGAATTGCGAAAACCGGTGTTGTAGGTATTCTTAAGGGCGGTCAGCCCGGCCCGGTCATAGGATTGCGGGCAGATATTGACGGTTTGCCGGTGACCGAGAGAGTCGATGTGCCGTTTCGCTCAACCGTCAAGGCCGAATATAACGGCCAGCAGGTCGGTGTGATGCACGCTTGCGGCCACGACACCCACATTGCGATGCTGCTGGGTACGGCAACAGTACTTGCGGGAATGAAGGACAAGATAAAAGGGACAGTTGTCTTTATTTTTCAACCGGCGGAAGAAGGGGCTCCCGCGGGAGAGACCGGCGGTGCCCTGGATATGGTCAAAGAGGGCGTAATGGATAACCCGAAGATCGACGCGATATTCGGCATACATATCAACTCGGCGACCGAGATCGGAACGATCAAGTACAAGTCCGGCTCGACGATGGCGGCAAGCGACTGGTTTCAGATCAAGGTCAAGGGCCGCCAAGCACACGGTGCATACCCTTGGCAGGGAATTGATCCGATCGCTGTTGCGACCCAGATCTATACCGGTTTACAGATGATCGTCGCCCGCCAGTCCGATCTGCCAAAGGCTCCGGTCATTATCACGGTCGGGAAAATATCTGCAGGCGTCCGGGAGAATATAATCCCCGAGGAAGTCACGATGGCCGGCACGATCAGAACGCTGGATACCGAAATGCAGAACGAAGTTCACGAGCGAATAAAGCGGACGGCGACGAAGATCGCCGAGAGCATGGGAGCCACCGCCGAGGTAACTATCGACCGAAAGACGCCCGTGACCTACAATACCCCGGAACTAGTCAAAAAAATGCTCCCGTCACTCGAAAAAGCCGTGGGGAAGGGCAATGTGCACGATGCTGATTGGGTCACCGGGGCCGAGGATTTTGCATTCTATAGGGAAAAAGCTCCGGCATTTTTCTTTTTCGTTGGCGGAATGCCGAAAGGCGGCGATGAGAAGACCGTGGCGTCACACCACACTCCGGATTTCTTTATCGATGACAGTCGCCTCGACGTGGGAATTAAGGCGTTTTGCAATATTGTGTTTGATTTTGAGAAGTGA
- the dps gene encoding DNA starvation/stationary phase protection protein Dps — MHKTKIDIAKGKREKLIALLNQRLADAFDLKSQSKQAHWNVKGMNFIALHELFDQVATELDPMVDDIAERITTLGGTALGTVRVAAQNSSLAEYPLEISDGADHVDALSNVLADFGKKVRADIDTADELGDADTADLLTGVSRSIDKLLWFVEAHLQ, encoded by the coding sequence ATGCATAAAACAAAAATAGATATCGCAAAAGGTAAACGGGAAAAACTGATAGCTTTACTTAATCAAAGGCTTGCCGACGCGTTCGATCTCAAATCGCAGTCAAAACAAGCCCATTGGAATGTAAAGGGAATGAATTTTATCGCCCTTCACGAACTTTTTGACCAAGTTGCAACCGAACTCGACCCGATGGTCGACGACATTGCCGAACGCATCACAACGCTCGGCGGCACCGCCCTCGGAACGGTTCGTGTAGCGGCACAAAATTCGTCACTGGCTGAGTATCCTCTCGAGATCTCGGACGGAGCGGATCACGTGGATGCACTATCGAACGTTCTTGCTGACTTTGGTAAAAAGGTAAGAGCGGATATCGACACCGCGGACGAACTCGGTGACGCAGACACGGCAGATCTGCTTACGGGCGTATCTCGCTCGATCGACAAACTTCTCTGGTTCGTCGAGGCTCACCTGCAATAG
- a CDS encoding type II secretion system protein: MLTTTTMETTCNRRGERGMTLLAVMAVMAVFAIGLLAVAPAIQQEVQREKELETIRRGEEVADAIRQYVEFYRGAKLPNSMNDLLEGLPQGTKKRQILRASAAIDPLSDDGKWRLIKAEVQTLGPFAKRVQNYNGGLLPSNPSQVFDRFAIVLVNTLNTGTESETTDPDDSDTEVLTESTPFIGVASQSRSKSVIAYYGIENHSKWIFTPLFRGAGASNMRPTRPTAFGTNAR; this comes from the coding sequence ATGTTGACGACAACGACGATGGAGACAACCTGTAACAGACGCGGTGAACGCGGAATGACCTTGCTCGCTGTAATGGCGGTGATGGCCGTATTCGCGATCGGACTGTTGGCGGTCGCACCCGCGATCCAGCAGGAGGTTCAGCGTGAAAAGGAACTTGAGACCATTCGCCGCGGCGAAGAGGTCGCTGACGCTATCCGTCAGTACGTCGAATTTTATCGCGGCGCAAAACTACCCAATTCGATGAACGACCTTCTCGAGGGGCTACCGCAGGGAACCAAAAAGCGGCAGATATTACGGGCCTCTGCGGCGATCGACCCACTTAGTGATGACGGCAAGTGGAGACTCATAAAGGCGGAGGTCCAAACTCTGGGGCCATTTGCCAAACGCGTGCAGAATTACAACGGCGGCCTTTTGCCTTCGAACCCAAGCCAGGTCTTTGACCGCTTTGCGATTGTTTTGGTCAACACTCTAAATACCGGGACCGAAAGTGAGACGACCGACCCCGACGATAGCGACACCGAGGTGCTCACCGAAAGTACTCCGTTCATCGGAGTTGCCAGTCAAAGCCGCAGTAAGTCGGTCATCGCCTATTATGGCATCGAAAATCACTCCAAATGGATCTTTACGCCGCTCTTTCGCGGCGCCGGAGCCAGTAATATGCGTCCGACGCGGCCCACTGCTTTCGGAACGAACGCCAGATAG
- a CDS encoding GGDEF domain-containing protein, translating to MNDIEIKRRDIRPALVFLSGELIAVPIPLEREEVILGRALEADVRVNDTQVSRQHARVTTQIDPSTGSSQYFLSDLNSRNGTFLNGDRITMSRLTNGDKIAIGETLLRFDLLDEIDREYQRQIHRLISHDDLTGLLSSRSFFSELRREASRATTENRPFCVLMMDGDHFKGVNDKYGHLTGSKTIEEIGLSIMADLRSGDAAARFGGDEFAAFLLDAEMPQALVAAERMRASIERREFSVVQPGRTSEKHHITVSIGVASFPEDSSDPIELVEMADSALYRAKRDGRNRVAAYRDMTHEELSRHLPSRRR from the coding sequence ATGAACGATATTGAGATAAAGCGCCGTGACATTCGTCCAGCTTTGGTTTTCCTTAGCGGCGAATTGATCGCCGTTCCGATTCCCCTGGAACGCGAGGAGGTCATCCTTGGACGAGCACTCGAGGCCGACGTTCGTGTCAATGATACGCAAGTCTCACGTCAGCACGCCCGCGTGACAACACAGATCGATCCGTCGACCGGCAGCAGTCAGTACTTCTTGTCCGATCTCAATTCGCGAAATGGCACCTTTCTCAATGGTGATCGGATCACGATGAGTCGTTTGACCAACGGCGACAAGATCGCGATCGGTGAGACGCTTTTGCGATTTGACCTGCTGGACGAGATCGATCGGGAGTACCAACGCCAGATCCACCGTTTGATCTCGCACGACGATCTTACGGGGCTTCTATCAAGCCGATCTTTCTTTTCTGAGCTTCGGCGTGAGGCAAGTCGGGCGACCACCGAGAATCGACCGTTCTGTGTGCTGATGATGGACGGCGACCATTTCAAGGGCGTTAATGACAAATACGGCCACCTTACCGGCAGCAAAACGATCGAGGAGATCGGGCTATCGATAATGGCCGACTTGCGCAGCGGTGATGCCGCGGCCCGATTTGGCGGGGACGAATTTGCCGCATTCCTGCTCGACGCTGAAATGCCACAGGCATTAGTTGCCGCGGAGCGGATGCGTGCCTCGATCGAGCGCCGCGAGTTTAGCGTGGTCCAACCCGGCCGCACCTCCGAAAAGCACCATATTACGGTCAGCATCGGCGTCGCATCTTTTCCCGAAGATTCGTCCGACCCGATCGAACTTGTAGAAATGGCTGACTCTGCTCTATACCGCGCGAAACGCGACGGCCGCAATCGCGTTGCCGCATATCGCGATATGACACACGAAGAACTATCGCGTCACCTGCCATCGCGGCGCCGTTGA
- a CDS encoding FkbM family methyltransferase, with protein sequence MSELISTAKDPGLIFDVGLHHGQDTDHYLKKGFRVVAFEADPTNAQFCRDRFAAAIADRRLTIVEGAIAETYAQSDSGRVVKFYRNENHTLWGSTSEDWAVRNEVLGTTNEIISVPAIDFTEQIERFGVPHYLKADIVGSEVICLRAMLRFEQKPDYISIRSEKLVFRRLEYEFDLLEQLGYDGFKAIKQDFDHIQSELPADNGYAFHTFEEGASGPFGEETPGRWRSREDVLSRYRTVFIKYWLFGDYSYLIQTVRGRKLIANLERVVRRSIPGWYDTHARHRSLAGGPTSE encoded by the coding sequence ATGTCAGAACTAATCTCTACCGCCAAAGATCCGGGATTGATCTTTGATGTCGGGCTGCACCACGGCCAGGACACGGATCACTATCTCAAAAAAGGCTTCCGAGTGGTAGCCTTTGAGGCCGACCCTACAAATGCTCAATTTTGCCGCGATCGATTTGCCGCAGCGATCGCTGATAGACGATTGACCATCGTCGAGGGAGCCATAGCCGAGACCTACGCTCAGTCCGACAGCGGTCGGGTTGTCAAATTTTATCGTAATGAGAATCATACGCTGTGGGGTAGCACCTCCGAGGACTGGGCTGTCCGAAATGAGGTTCTCGGGACGACAAATGAGATCATCAGCGTACCCGCTATCGATTTCACCGAACAGATCGAACGCTTTGGGGTGCCGCATTATCTTAAAGCGGACATTGTGGGCTCTGAGGTGATATGCCTGCGAGCGATGCTGCGATTTGAGCAAAAGCCGGACTATATCTCCATACGGTCGGAGAAATTGGTATTTCGCCGTTTAGAGTATGAGTTTGATCTGCTTGAGCAACTCGGATATGACGGTTTTAAGGCGATAAAGCAGGATTTTGACCACATACAAAGCGAGTTGCCGGCAGACAATGGCTATGCTTTCCACACCTTTGAAGAAGGTGCTTCGGGGCCGTTTGGTGAGGAAACTCCGGGCCGTTGGCGTTCGCGTGAGGATGTCCTCAGCCGGTATCGAACGGTATTTATCAAATACTGGCTATTCGGCGATTACTCGTATCTGATCCAGACTGTCCGAGGCCGAAAGCTGATCGCCAATCTGGAACGTGTGGTTCGCCGCTCGATCCCGGGCTGGTATGACACGCACGCCCGCCATCGCTCCCTTGCAGGAGGCCCGACCAGCGAATGA